From Candidatus Delongbacteria bacterium, a single genomic window includes:
- a CDS encoding AAA family ATPase — protein MQELSEQKKKLVLSLTDSASLYRGTSYINDLVLYPYIFNELPIVIEEVNIDCKRASKWFSDAYSEEIKDSYFNKILYSNNKETEIDDLIYVLENNLMVKFDTQQNKVRFLYKSSDPKTIEIMVGKVRKYKKEKESSHIHLIVHTKYGFETKSLSLQKPNLKLNDNYNDDFSEVNEIIMKRLTTENDKGLVLLHGKPGTGKTSFIRYLATTVNKNIIFLPPNLASAITNPELITLLIDNPNSIFVIEDAEQIISARESNENSPVSALLNLADGLLSDCLNIQIICSFNTDISKVDNALLRKGRLIAKYEFRELEPAKANALSEKLGFKTQFEKPVPLTEIYNQTEKEFGGIKKKKIGF, from the coding sequence ATGCAAGAGTTATCGGAACAAAAAAAGAAGTTGGTACTTAGCCTAACGGATTCTGCTTCACTATATCGAGGTACATCCTATATAAATGATTTGGTTCTTTACCCTTATATTTTCAATGAACTGCCAATTGTAATTGAAGAAGTGAACATCGATTGTAAAAGAGCTTCGAAATGGTTCTCTGATGCATATTCAGAGGAAATAAAGGACTCTTACTTTAATAAAATACTTTATTCCAATAACAAGGAGACGGAAATTGATGACCTTATTTATGTTTTAGAGAATAACCTAATGGTTAAGTTCGACACACAACAAAATAAGGTTAGATTCCTTTACAAAAGCTCCGACCCAAAGACTATTGAGATTATGGTTGGGAAGGTTCGGAAATACAAAAAAGAAAAAGAATCCTCACATATACATTTGATTGTTCACACCAAATATGGTTTCGAAACCAAATCATTATCTCTGCAAAAGCCAAATCTCAAATTGAATGATAACTACAATGATGACTTTAGTGAGGTGAACGAAATCATAATGAAAAGGCTAACAACAGAGAATGACAAAGGACTTGTATTACTGCACGGGAAGCCAGGAACAGGCAAAACTTCGTTCATTAGATATTTAGCTACAACTGTAAATAAGAACATTATTTTCCTCCCACCCAACCTTGCAAGTGCTATAACCAATCCTGAACTAATTACATTATTAATCGATAATCCAAATTCAATATTTGTAATAGAAGATGCTGAACAAATCATTTCTGCACGAGAAAGCAATGAGAATTCACCTGTGTCAGCTTTGCTCAATTTGGCTGATGGTCTTCTTTCCGACTGTTTGAATATCCAGATAATCTGTTCTTTTAATACCGACATATCGAAGGTAGATAACGCCTTATTACGGAAAGGTCGGTTAATAGCTAAATATGAATTTAGGGAATTGGAACCAGCAAAAGCCAATGCTCTATCGGAGAAACTTGGATTTAAAACACAATTTGAGAAGCCTGTACCTCTAACCGAAATCTACAACCAAACAGAGAAGGAATTCGGAGGGATAAAAAAGAAAAAAATTGGTTTTTAA
- a CDS encoding WYL domain-containing protein yields MSVTETIMRYHLIISKLKKHPASLNEINDFLERESQFRGYDLVRDKRTFIRDLDAIRSIYDIDIRYNFKKAVYEIIQDEQNDKSLRMVEALDLFNALKISENITNVIHFEKRRPIGSEHLNGLLHAIQNKVKIQFSYQKYWEDLPEIRNVEPHALKEFKNRWYLLAMDLNREELRIFALDRMSNLIISNRKFQHKTIVDVNNFFKNCFGVIAPEDEQVEEVILSIDAFQGKYIKSLPLHETQEVLIDDENEVRIRLNIYLTFDFIMEVLSYGDRVKVIQPDNLIEQIKNIYSKSIEKYL; encoded by the coding sequence ATGTCTGTAACGGAAACAATTATGAGGTATCACCTCATTATCAGCAAACTTAAAAAGCACCCTGCCTCGCTAAACGAAATCAATGATTTTTTAGAGCGGGAATCACAATTCCGAGGATATGACCTGGTTCGTGACAAAAGAACATTCATTAGGGACTTGGATGCTATTAGAAGCATCTATGATATTGATATTCGGTACAATTTTAAAAAGGCTGTTTATGAAATTATTCAGGATGAGCAAAACGATAAAAGCCTTAGAATGGTAGAAGCTCTGGACCTGTTTAATGCATTAAAAATTTCAGAGAATATCACCAATGTTATTCATTTCGAGAAACGAAGACCAATCGGTTCAGAACACTTAAACGGTCTTTTACATGCAATACAAAACAAGGTTAAAATACAGTTTTCATATCAAAAATATTGGGAAGATTTACCTGAAATTCGTAATGTTGAACCACATGCTTTAAAAGAGTTTAAGAATCGATGGTATCTGTTGGCAATGGATTTAAATCGTGAGGAATTGAGAATTTTTGCTCTTGACAGGATGAGTAATCTAATTATCTCAAACAGAAAATTCCAGCATAAAACTATTGTTGATGTAAATAACTTCTTCAAAAACTGTTTTGGTGTAATAGCTCCTGAAGATGAACAGGTTGAAGAAGTTATCTTATCTATTGATGCATTTCAGGGGAAGTATATCAAATCTTTACCTCTGCATGAGACACAGGAAGTTTTAATAGATGATGAGAATGAAGTTCGGATAAGATTAAATATTTACCTGACTTTCGATTTTATCATGGAGGTTCTTTCTTATGGTGATAGGGTGAAAGTAATTCAACCTGATAATCTCATTGAGCAGATAAAAAATATTTATTCTAAATCGATTGAGAAGTATCTTTAA
- a CDS encoding ImmA/IrrE family metallo-endopeptidase: MDQITAYLINRITTNQKWIKIASYTLLVEQTIYYSNDILYSLKIDNFPFYEVSYHKHQGYLGKFTSRVIIYTKNHNSVKDLVDTVLHEIAHYIQKQTDPDFHNYDLYTKTYGSWNNRFEVEAREFASQHVDKCLLYLESKGLVKRV, encoded by the coding sequence GTGGACCAAATAACTGCTTACCTAATAAACAGGATTACCACAAACCAAAAATGGATTAAAATTGCTTCGTATACATTGCTTGTTGAACAAACAATTTACTATAGCAATGATATTCTATATAGCCTTAAAATTGACAATTTCCCGTTTTACGAAGTCAGCTATCATAAACACCAAGGATATTTAGGTAAGTTCACAAGTAGAGTTATTATTTACACAAAGAATCATAATAGTGTTAAAGACTTGGTTGACACGGTACTTCATGAAATAGCACATTACATCCAAAAACAAACTGACCCTGATTTTCACAATTATGATTTGTACACTAAAACTTATGGGTCATGGAATAATAGATTCGAAGTAGAAGCCCGTGAATTTGCAAGTCAACACGTTGATAAATGCCTACTGTATCTTGAAAGCAAAGGTCTGGTTAAAAGGGTCTGA